A single window of Cytobacillus dafuensis DNA harbors:
- a CDS encoding 4Fe-4S dicluster domain-containing protein, which produces MAFNSNNHLQPEDYSKLADQFVPDSNKVLASSPYDSELGKNMARDARKVINGNLKIEDFHKVYSASLIKEFGDQYASGPIDTNQSSKAKSGTGPKWGMVIDLKKCIGCDTCTVSCKAENRTPPGVSYNVVLETIKGDFPNFSITNLPKPCMQCDNPPCVQVCPTRATYKMENGIVTIDNDRCIGCRYCMVACPYGSRSYDFGTSYEQEMVGFNDVTSPEYGVDRGKRKKGAIPEETVRKCSFCYHRLQRGEEPACVETCIGDARYFGDMNDPNSVVSKLAASPRAFRLKEELGTKPRVVYLR; this is translated from the coding sequence ATGGCCTTCAATTCAAATAATCATTTACAACCTGAAGATTACTCAAAACTAGCAGATCAATTTGTTCCTGATTCCAATAAAGTGCTTGCTTCTAGTCCGTATGATTCTGAGTTAGGTAAGAATATGGCAAGAGATGCAAGAAAGGTCATTAATGGAAATTTAAAAATTGAAGATTTTCATAAAGTTTATTCAGCATCGCTTATCAAAGAATTTGGTGATCAATATGCTAGTGGACCGATTGATACTAATCAAAGCTCTAAAGCTAAATCCGGAACAGGTCCCAAATGGGGGATGGTCATTGATTTAAAAAAATGTATTGGCTGTGATACATGCACGGTTTCTTGTAAAGCAGAAAACAGAACACCACCAGGAGTATCTTATAATGTTGTACTCGAAACGATTAAAGGTGATTTTCCTAACTTTTCAATAACGAATTTGCCGAAGCCTTGTATGCAGTGTGACAATCCTCCATGTGTTCAAGTATGCCCAACAAGGGCAACCTATAAAATGGAGAATGGAATCGTCACAATTGATAATGATCGCTGTATTGGCTGTCGTTATTGCATGGTAGCTTGTCCATATGGTTCAAGATCTTATGACTTTGGCACTAGCTATGAACAAGAAATGGTTGGTTTTAATGATGTAACCAGCCCGGAATATGGAGTAGATCGCGGGAAACGCAAAAAAGGAGCAATCCCTGAGGAAACGGTTAGAAAGTGCAGTTTTTGTTATCATCGCCTCCAGCGGGGCGAAGAGCCTGCATGTGTGGAGACTTGTATTGGAGATGCACGTTATTTTGGAGATATGAATGACCCGAATAGTGTTGTGTCGAAGCTCGCAGCAAGCCCAAGAGCATTTCGTCTGAAGGAAGAACTAGGTACAAAGCCGAGAGTTGTGTATTTAAGATAA
- the mnmH gene encoding tRNA 2-selenouridine(34) synthase MnmH, producing the protein MREISIDQFLTLKDAVPVDVRSPGEFDEFRIPGAVNIPLFTNEERITIGTVYKQEGSDAAKWMAMEVVSPKLPSILGQIKALKEKGMQPVIYCWRGGMRSKAVATFLSFAGISIPRLIGGYRAYRQFILEEIPSLLPEKAITIHGMTGVGKTEVLEKLRERGMPVIDLEACAGHRGSIFGTFGLFEGHNQKTFDSLLFQTLNEIKDSPFFLVEAESKRIGKVVQPDELQDKKHQGFNIYLQASLSSRIERIYREYVKPYLHDKWFHEKVIERLSHIDKRIKDNEIIAALNDAAMSQNYQVVIQILLEKYYDPRYAHKQLDYEGPFHHINAEDTDVAVEEVIQIIQSQSALVR; encoded by the coding sequence ATGAGAGAGATAAGTATTGACCAATTCCTTACCTTAAAAGATGCCGTTCCTGTTGATGTTAGATCACCAGGTGAATTTGACGAGTTTAGAATTCCTGGAGCGGTTAATATTCCTTTATTTACAAATGAAGAGCGAATAACCATCGGAACTGTTTATAAGCAGGAAGGATCAGATGCAGCAAAATGGATGGCTATGGAAGTGGTATCACCAAAACTCCCTTCTATATTAGGTCAAATAAAAGCCTTGAAGGAAAAAGGCATGCAACCTGTCATCTATTGTTGGAGAGGCGGAATGCGAAGTAAAGCCGTTGCTACATTTCTATCATTTGCAGGTATATCCATCCCTCGATTAATAGGAGGATACAGAGCTTATCGTCAATTTATATTAGAGGAAATTCCAAGCTTATTACCTGAAAAGGCCATTACGATACATGGAATGACAGGCGTGGGAAAAACAGAGGTGCTGGAAAAGCTAAGAGAAAGAGGCATGCCTGTTATAGATTTAGAGGCATGCGCAGGCCATCGTGGCTCCATCTTTGGAACATTTGGATTATTCGAGGGTCATAATCAAAAAACCTTTGACTCGCTGCTTTTTCAAACATTAAATGAAATCAAAGATTCACCATTTTTCTTAGTAGAAGCTGAAAGTAAACGGATCGGAAAAGTAGTTCAGCCTGATGAATTACAAGATAAAAAGCATCAAGGCTTCAATATATACCTTCAAGCATCATTATCCTCACGAATAGAGCGAATTTATCGTGAGTATGTGAAGCCATATCTTCATGATAAATGGTTTCATGAAAAAGTAATCGAACGCTTATCCCATATAGATAAACGTATCAAAGATAATGAAATCATTGCCGCATTAAATGATGCAGCAATGAGCCAAAACTATCAAGTAGTCATTCAAATTCTATTAGAAAAATATTATGATCCCCGATATGCACATAAACAGCTTGACTACGAAGGGCCCTTTCACCATATCAATGCAGAGGATACTGATGTGGCAGTTGAAGAAGTCATTCAAATCATTCAATCACAAAGTGCCCTCGTCAGATGA
- a CDS encoding PAS domain-containing sensor histidine kinase produces MMMKRLINWFLSQPIRIKVLVFGVIMSTIPLLFISYYYYSHVKADLQVRILDKQELMLQILSSEIEMEFNQTFQQLQIFSSLKQHEKNKAAFYELLQQNESIEEVVVTDHKGFVEKKVSRYNLNMPESNEQWFSDTMWLDFQTKNKVYGEVEFNRYGQPVMKLAIPYVENGNREGIGVVIQLQKIIGHISSMRQEDSAYLYLMDREGKVIAHQDYSKLWQKRTVETDRDVLGLKTEISDLGWTMVMEQPAETIYEPINNMFQNGLFAVALVTLIVSLISIYAGFYFTTPIIHIEKGMNHLKAGKRPSPIGLIRHDELGKLSQAFNEMSEELQEKSLRLEQEKERLNVVVNGIGAGLALVRKNYSVTWMNPRLSNWLSNEEIHLPCYTLIGGKNAPCENCPITYPDIERNGEMIMNMSREGGEDRLFRHRVFALNHAIQDEGEFLVVIEDVTKQKQWEEKIIQTDKLSALGLMASSFAHEVNNPLATINVYAEDLSDRLASPDEELDVTEMSFYLSKIKENTERCKRITSNLLNFSRKTNWTLSQIDVNKTIQNSISLVESSLKKKQIKLKIKIAEELPLLLGDSLKLMQVLVNLINNARDAVEETGVIGVEAKAEENFVSILVIDNGCGISKDRLGKIFDPFYTTKPVGKGTGLGLSVCYGIVEEFGGTIEFESKVGIGTTVKIRIPVRNMKKGEVS; encoded by the coding sequence ATGATGATGAAGCGTCTAATAAATTGGTTTCTTTCACAACCGATTCGAATTAAGGTACTTGTCTTTGGGGTAATCATGTCAACCATTCCTCTATTATTCATTAGCTATTACTATTACTCACATGTTAAAGCAGATCTACAAGTAAGAATTCTGGATAAACAAGAATTAATGCTTCAGATCTTATCAAGCGAAATTGAAATGGAGTTTAATCAAACATTCCAGCAACTTCAAATTTTCTCTTCTCTTAAACAGCATGAGAAAAATAAAGCAGCTTTCTATGAACTTCTCCAGCAAAATGAATCAATAGAAGAAGTAGTCGTGACCGATCACAAAGGATTCGTCGAAAAAAAGGTTTCCAGGTATAACCTAAATATGCCTGAATCAAATGAGCAATGGTTCTCTGATACTATGTGGCTTGACTTCCAAACGAAAAATAAAGTTTATGGAGAAGTCGAATTTAATAGATATGGCCAGCCTGTGATGAAGCTTGCGATCCCATATGTAGAAAATGGAAATAGGGAAGGGATTGGAGTAGTTATTCAGCTCCAGAAGATCATAGGTCACATTTCTTCCATGAGACAGGAGGATTCTGCCTACTTATATCTTATGGACCGAGAGGGAAAAGTAATTGCCCATCAGGACTACAGCAAACTATGGCAAAAAAGAACTGTGGAAACAGATCGCGATGTACTGGGGTTAAAAACGGAAATTAGTGATCTAGGTTGGACAATGGTAATGGAACAGCCCGCAGAGACAATATATGAACCAATCAATAATATGTTTCAAAATGGATTATTCGCTGTAGCGCTTGTTACACTTATCGTCAGCCTAATTAGTATTTATGCAGGGTTTTATTTCACAACACCAATTATCCACATAGAAAAAGGGATGAATCATTTAAAAGCTGGAAAAAGGCCATCTCCGATTGGATTAATCCGTCATGATGAGTTAGGAAAGCTTTCACAAGCATTTAACGAAATGAGTGAGGAACTTCAAGAAAAGTCACTTCGGCTCGAGCAGGAAAAGGAAAGATTAAATGTTGTCGTAAATGGCATTGGTGCAGGCTTAGCGCTTGTAAGGAAAAATTATAGCGTAACTTGGATGAATCCACGTCTGAGCAACTGGCTTTCAAATGAGGAAATTCATTTGCCGTGCTATACATTAATAGGTGGAAAGAATGCGCCGTGTGAAAATTGTCCGATTACTTATCCTGATATTGAGAGAAATGGAGAGATGATTATGAATATGAGTAGGGAAGGGGGGGAAGATAGGCTTTTTCGCCATAGGGTATTTGCGTTAAATCATGCGATTCAGGATGAGGGGGAATTCCTCGTTGTAATTGAGGATGTTACGAAACAAAAACAATGGGAAGAAAAGATCATTCAAACGGATAAACTTAGTGCACTTGGCTTGATGGCATCAAGCTTTGCCCACGAAGTCAATAATCCACTTGCCACTATTAATGTTTATGCTGAGGATTTAAGTGACAGATTAGCTTCTCCAGATGAAGAACTAGATGTGACTGAAATGTCCTTTTACTTAAGTAAAATTAAAGAAAACACGGAAAGATGCAAGCGAATAACTAGTAATCTATTGAATTTCTCTCGGAAGACAAACTGGACATTATCTCAGATCGATGTGAATAAAACGATTCAAAATAGCATAAGTCTCGTGGAATCATCATTAAAAAAGAAGCAAATAAAACTAAAGATTAAAATTGCAGAAGAATTGCCTCTCCTGCTCGGTGATAGCTTAAAGCTTATGCAGGTTCTTGTGAATTTAATTAATAATGCGAGGGATGCAGTTGAAGAAACAGGCGTAATAGGTGTTGAAGCAAAAGCCGAAGAGAATTTTGTATCCATCCTTGTAATAGATAATGGCTGCGGGATTTCGAAAGATAGATTAGGCAAGATCTTTGATCCGTTTTATACGACGAAGCCAGTTGGAAAAGGAACGGGATTAGGATTATCTGTATGCTATGGGATTGTGGAGGAATTTGGAGGTACGATCGAATTTGAGAGTAAAGTAGGTATAGGGACAACTGTAAAAATTAGAATACCAGTTAGAAATATGAAAAAGGGGGAAGTGTCATGA
- a CDS encoding CalY family protein encodes MSIKKKLGMGIASAALGLSLIGGGTFAYFSDTEVTNNTFAAGTLDLAVNPTTVINVENIKPGDVMVRAFKLENNGSLDISSVDIKTLYDVVDAKGNNKDDFGKHIKVLFLENADKTGDGWVIGDYNDVISETTLYDLKNMTPDAVENVQHWITWFFGLNGEDSGMEAGTSDQMYVAFEFVDNDKDQNEFQGDKLNLEWTFTAHQTEGELR; translated from the coding sequence ATGAGTATTAAGAAAAAATTAGGAATGGGAATTGCATCAGCAGCACTAGGTCTTTCATTAATTGGAGGAGGAACATTTGCATACTTTAGCGACACAGAAGTAACAAACAATACATTTGCAGCTGGTACATTGGATCTAGCAGTAAATCCAACAACTGTCATTAATGTTGAAAACATTAAACCAGGGGATGTCATGGTTAGAGCATTTAAATTAGAAAACAACGGTTCATTAGATATCTCCTCTGTTGATATAAAAACTTTATATGATGTTGTCGATGCTAAAGGTAACAACAAGGATGATTTTGGTAAACATATTAAGGTGCTTTTCCTTGAAAATGCAGATAAAACAGGTGATGGTTGGGTTATTGGCGATTATAATGATGTCATTTCTGAAACAACATTATATGACCTGAAAAATATGACTCCTGATGCGGTTGAGAACGTCCAGCATTGGATTACATGGTTCTTTGGATTAAATGGTGAAGATAGCGGCATGGAAGCTGGCACTAGCGATCAAATGTATGTAGCCTTTGAATTCGTTGACAATGATAAAGATCAAAACGAATTCCAAGGTGATAAATTGAACCTTGAATGGACATTTACAGCACACCAAACTGAAGGTGAGCTAAGATAA
- the sipW gene encoding signal peptidase I SipW produces the protein MKSFWKKTRKFISNLVTTILFINLIVMAVLVVSSKASGGEPEIMGYQLKTVLSGSMEPTFLTGSVIAVKPLEKDEKRNLQKGDVITFVASDEKLITHRVIGIKTSGEHVMYETKGDNNNAADLDPVLSDNVTAVYTGFTIPYIGYFIDFAQSKEGSTILLIGPGVLLLGYAAISIMQGLRELDPKSKKKDTEEKTA, from the coding sequence GTGAAATCTTTTTGGAAAAAAACAAGAAAGTTTATTAGTAATCTAGTGACAACAATATTGTTTATTAATCTCATAGTAATGGCTGTTTTAGTCGTATCCTCAAAAGCATCAGGAGGAGAACCTGAAATTATGGGCTACCAGCTTAAAACCGTTTTATCTGGATCAATGGAGCCGACCTTTTTAACAGGGTCTGTAATAGCAGTAAAGCCACTGGAAAAGGATGAAAAAAGAAATCTCCAAAAGGGAGATGTCATTACCTTTGTAGCTAGTGATGAAAAATTAATAACTCACCGTGTAATTGGAATAAAGACTAGTGGGGAACATGTCATGTACGAAACAAAAGGGGATAACAATAATGCTGCTGACTTGGATCCAGTCCTGTCTGATAATGTTACTGCCGTTTACACTGGTTTTACAATTCCTTATATTGGATATTTTATAGATTTTGCCCAATCCAAAGAGGGAAGCACTATTCTACTAATTGGACCAGGAGTATTACTACTTGGATATGCAGCAATTAGTATTATGCAAGGATTGAGAGAGCTTGATCCGAAATCCAAAAAGAAAGATACCGAAGAAAAGACTGCTTAG
- a CDS encoding ABC transporter substrate-binding protein, with the protein MKTKWYFFILTIVTVSVFINNYLNVHENTPFKVGVLMIGDSRQEKLTGLKKGLKDLGYEENAIDFEVKNAKDDEALLDNKINELLKKKPALIVTLGGVETLALKEKMEEQKITIPVVFAGVAAPKETGIINDYRSPGGLFTGINNFHTGLAGKRLELFHELVPSVKRFHILYDKDTEVSVLSLENTIEAAADLSLQILPTNVSDPNFAENLRRNLQKNDAMIILPGFRIESLIKDISQFSKKHKVPVMGIYGDEVEEGFLASYGTSFYDQGYQAARYVSLIIQGNSPADIPVELPDSIRFIVNPKIKDELGIELNNDLMDIADFIDDESEAGQ; encoded by the coding sequence ATGAAAACCAAATGGTATTTCTTCATTCTGACGATTGTGACTGTTTCAGTCTTTATTAATAACTATCTTAACGTACATGAAAATACTCCATTTAAAGTGGGTGTTTTGATGATTGGCGATAGCAGACAGGAAAAGCTAACTGGATTAAAAAAAGGGTTGAAAGACCTTGGGTATGAGGAAAATGCAATCGATTTTGAAGTGAAAAATGCTAAGGATGATGAGGCATTGCTAGATAACAAAATTAATGAATTACTAAAAAAGAAGCCAGCTCTAATCGTCACTCTCGGCGGAGTTGAAACATTAGCCTTAAAGGAAAAAATGGAGGAGCAGAAAATAACAATTCCAGTCGTTTTTGCTGGAGTAGCTGCTCCAAAGGAAACTGGAATCATTAATGATTATCGTTCTCCAGGCGGTCTTTTTACAGGGATAAATAATTTTCACACGGGTTTAGCAGGAAAAAGATTGGAGCTTTTTCATGAATTAGTCCCGTCAGTAAAGAGGTTTCACATTCTTTATGACAAGGACACTGAAGTAAGTGTATTGAGCTTGGAGAATACAATCGAGGCTGCTGCAGATCTTTCGCTTCAAATTCTCCCAACGAATGTAAGCGACCCAAATTTTGCAGAAAATTTAAGACGAAATTTACAAAAAAATGATGCAATGATAATCTTGCCAGGTTTCCGAATTGAATCTCTTATAAAAGATATCTCTCAGTTTTCAAAGAAACACAAAGTACCTGTAATGGGGATATATGGCGATGAAGTAGAGGAAGGGTTTCTAGCAAGCTATGGAACGAGTTTTTATGACCAAGGTTATCAGGCTGCAAGATATGTAAGTCTTATCATTCAAGGGAATTCGCCTGCTGATATTCCTGTCGAGCTTCCTGACAGCATCCGCTTTATCGTAAACCCCAAAATCAAGGATGAGCTAGGGATTGAATTAAATAATGATCTTATGGATATTGCTGATTTCATTGATGATGAGAGTGAGGCAGGCCAATGA
- a CDS encoding DUF5658 family protein, giving the protein MKKVFSYLALLNLFDGAFTFFGLHFSLIEESNPFMDALYKYNPLCFLAYKIILSCILFAFIILKKMPLSNSIKYLAVGASLLYTFVCLYHGVWILQIFQF; this is encoded by the coding sequence ATGAAGAAGGTTTTCTCCTATCTAGCTTTATTGAATTTATTTGATGGGGCATTCACCTTTTTCGGGCTTCATTTCTCCTTAATCGAGGAAAGTAATCCTTTTATGGATGCCCTGTATAAATATAATCCCCTTTGCTTTCTTGCATATAAAATAATTCTTTCATGTATATTATTTGCATTTATCATTTTGAAAAAGATGCCTTTGAGCAATTCAATTAAATATTTGGCAGTTGGAGCATCATTATTATACACATTTGTTTGCCTCTATCATGGGGTATGGATCCTACAAATATTTCAATTCTAA
- a CDS encoding helix-turn-helix domain-containing protein: MIGNRVKILRKEKKMSLSELAEQAGVAKSYLSSLERNLQTNPSIQFLEKIAAVLNIPVDHLIHEQPNTDELDSEWIDIVQEAMNSGVTKEQFREFLEFNKWRIDQSKKE; the protein is encoded by the coding sequence ATGATCGGTAATCGTGTAAAAATACTTCGCAAAGAAAAGAAAATGTCGTTATCCGAGCTTGCAGAACAAGCTGGCGTTGCCAAGTCTTATTTAAGTTCACTCGAAAGAAACTTACAAACCAATCCTTCTATACAATTTCTTGAAAAAATTGCTGCAGTACTCAATATACCTGTAGATCATTTAATACATGAACAGCCAAATACAGATGAATTAGACTCTGAATGGATTGATATTGTTCAAGAAGCAATGAACTCTGGGGTTACAAAAGAACAATTTAGAGAGTTTCTCGAATTTAATAAATGGAGAATTGATCAGAGTAAAAAAGAATAA
- the tatA gene encoding twin-arginine translocase TatA/TatE family subunit: MLSNIGIPGLILILVLALIIFGPKKLPEIGRAVGQTLREFKKSARELTSEVTEDIKEDIKEAKETLSK; encoded by the coding sequence ATGTTATCAAACATAGGTATTCCAGGTTTAATATTAATTTTAGTTTTGGCACTTATCATTTTTGGCCCGAAAAAGCTTCCTGAAATAGGGAGGGCAGTAGGACAAACATTAAGAGAGTTTAAAAAATCAGCTCGTGAACTGACAAGTGAAGTTACAGAGGACATTAAGGAAGATATAAAAGAGGCAAAAGAAACATTATCTAAATAG
- a CDS encoding anti-repressor SinI family protein, with protein sequence MEELDFEWMKLIVEAKNMGIEKEEIREFLLKNGAKELIIEGCQKIG encoded by the coding sequence ATGGAAGAATTAGATTTTGAATGGATGAAATTAATCGTTGAAGCTAAGAATATGGGAATAGAGAAAGAAGAAATAAGGGAATTTCTTCTGAAAAATGGAGCTAAGGAGCTAATTATAGAAGGTTGCCAAAAAATTGGCTGA
- a CDS encoding TasA family protein, producing the protein MSNLDILAKSIRIYIVAGLVFFMFFQEINVNAAKREIDINTIPHGYLFKVGNLKPGDWMPRDITILNEGIQDFKYMAVLGKKKSVKNLLEELDLVVKKGEDVLYEGKMNEFEGFTPRKLAKGSTETLFFQVTVPYDLGNSFQSSEAEVEILFVAEAIGEPGGGEPPGPPGEENPPGDENPSGEENTPKEENPSENTTPPSDEDPQKGNEAEEVSGEETNPVDSKNQIIVSPEMKEKLLPNTATNNYNILLIGGVLLGSGGILLLLYFRKFRQEH; encoded by the coding sequence ATGAGTAACCTAGATATTCTGGCAAAATCGATAAGAATCTATATTGTAGCTGGTCTTGTCTTTTTTATGTTTTTTCAAGAAATCAACGTCAATGCAGCAAAAAGAGAGATTGATATTAATACAATTCCGCACGGCTACCTTTTTAAAGTAGGAAATTTAAAACCAGGTGACTGGATGCCAAGGGATATCACCATATTAAACGAAGGTATCCAGGATTTTAAATATATGGCTGTCTTGGGTAAGAAAAAATCTGTTAAAAACTTACTAGAAGAGCTGGATCTAGTTGTGAAAAAAGGTGAGGATGTTTTATACGAAGGAAAAATGAATGAATTTGAGGGCTTTACACCAAGAAAATTAGCAAAGGGAAGTACTGAAACTCTCTTTTTTCAAGTTACAGTGCCATATGACCTAGGGAATAGCTTTCAAAGCTCTGAGGCAGAAGTAGAGATTTTATTCGTAGCTGAAGCAATTGGTGAACCGGGTGGCGGCGAACCGCCAGGACCTCCTGGAGAAGAGAATCCGCCTGGAGATGAAAATCCATCAGGTGAAGAAAACACACCAAAAGAAGAGAATCCTTCAGAAAATACCACTCCTCCAAGTGACGAAGATCCACAGAAAGGGAATGAGGCTGAAGAGGTTAGTGGTGAAGAAACGAATCCAGTGGATTCAAAGAACCAAATTATTGTTTCCCCTGAAATGAAAGAAAAACTTCTTCCAAATACAGCAACAAATAATTATAACATTCTTCTTATCGGTGGAGTTCTTCTTGGTTCTGGAGGTATTCTATTACTTTTATACTTCAGAAAATTTCGTCAAGAGCATTAA
- a CDS encoding sigma-54-dependent transcriptional regulator, translating to MSRVRLLVVDDEKDLLDLLVKRLTRKGYEVHFAETAEDALVLLKQQFFDIAIYDIRLPKMDGISLLKETKKMEPETEILMLTGHGTIETAIEAMKFGAFDYLTKPYNLSELELTIKKAEENKKLKVKNESMKKIIKQHNEFHIIGESPIFKEVLALTRRIADSDVPVLIEGESGTGKELFAKALHYWSCRAEEPFVAVNSGALPEQLLESELFGHVKGAFTGANQDKKGLVEAADGGTLFLDELGEMPLALQVKLLRFLELGEFRRVGDVRERRVKVRVVAATNRNMEKAVEEGHFREDLFYRLNVVRLSIPPLRNRKEDIPLLIHHFIKNGKSPEKLISDEALLELQNYEFPGNVRELHHLIERGQLLSAGKQIEVEDLLLPNRSRANGQIKQDLLCSLEELEIEHIESVLNNMNWNKTKAAEVLGISVRNLYRKIDQYNLIEE from the coding sequence ATGAGTCGAGTGCGACTTTTAGTTGTTGATGATGAAAAGGATCTGCTCGACCTGCTTGTTAAAAGATTAACGAGAAAAGGGTATGAGGTTCATTTCGCTGAAACGGCAGAGGATGCCTTGGTATTATTAAAACAGCAATTTTTTGATATTGCTATTTACGATATTCGTCTACCAAAGATGGATGGAATCTCCCTTTTAAAGGAAACAAAGAAAATGGAGCCTGAGACGGAAATTTTAATGCTGACAGGTCATGGAACGATAGAGACTGCTATAGAAGCAATGAAATTTGGCGCGTTTGACTATTTAACAAAACCTTATAATCTATCAGAACTAGAATTAACGATTAAGAAAGCTGAGGAAAATAAAAAGCTAAAAGTAAAAAATGAAAGTATGAAAAAAATTATTAAGCAGCATAATGAATTTCATATTATTGGAGAAAGCCCAATTTTTAAAGAAGTGCTCGCATTAACCCGCAGAATTGCAGATAGTGATGTCCCTGTTCTTATTGAAGGTGAAAGCGGAACAGGAAAGGAGCTGTTTGCGAAGGCTTTACATTATTGGAGCTGCCGTGCAGAAGAGCCTTTCGTAGCTGTTAATTCAGGCGCCCTTCCGGAGCAATTGCTTGAAAGTGAGCTATTTGGGCATGTTAAAGGGGCTTTTACTGGAGCAAATCAAGACAAAAAAGGACTTGTCGAGGCAGCTGATGGGGGAACATTGTTTTTGGATGAATTAGGGGAAATGCCTCTAGCACTGCAAGTAAAGCTACTTCGTTTTTTAGAACTAGGAGAATTTAGACGGGTTGGAGACGTAAGGGAAAGAAGAGTAAAAGTGCGGGTAGTTGCGGCAACGAATCGTAATATGGAGAAAGCGGTGGAAGAGGGGCATTTTCGAGAAGATCTATTTTACAGATTAAATGTCGTCAGGTTATCGATTCCACCTCTAAGAAATAGAAAGGAAGACATTCCGTTATTAATTCACCACTTCATTAAGAATGGAAAGTCTCCAGAGAAATTGATTTCTGATGAAGCTCTGCTAGAGCTCCAAAACTATGAGTTTCCGGGGAATGTAAGAGAGCTGCATCATTTGATAGAAAGAGGCCAGTTATTATCGGCTGGTAAGCAAATTGAAGTGGAAGATTTATTGCTTCCGAACCGGAGCAGAGCAAATGGTCAAATAAAGCAAGATCTTCTTTGCTCATTAGAGGAATTGGAGATAGAACATATTGAAAGTGTGCTAAATAATATGAATTGGAACAAAACCAAGGCGGCTGAGGTGTTAGGGATTAGTGTAAGAAACTTATACCGGAAAATTGATCAATACAATTTAATTGAAGAATGA